The Candidatus Binatia bacterium region TGAGGACGTCGGTTTTTCGGCTGATCAAAAACTCCACGTTGGTCGTCATCCCGGGCTTCAAGAGCAACTCGCTGTTGTCGATCTCGACGACCGCATTGTAAGTGACGACGTTTTGGACGGTCGTCGGCGCGTTGCGGACCTGGGAAACTTTGCCTTTGAAGCGTCGCGCCGGATAGGCGTCGACCGTGAAGGTCACCGTTTGTCCGGTCCAAATGCTTCCCACGTCGGCCTCATCGACGCTGGTATGAACCTGCATCTTCGATAGATCGTTGGCGATGGTGAATAGGATCGGCGCTTGCAGCGATGCGGCGACGGTCTGTCCGACGTCGACGGTGCGCGAGATGACGGTGCCGTCCACCGGCGAGCGGATCGTCGTGTTGTTGAGATCGACCGTGGTCTGGTTCAACGACGCCTGGGCTTGCGCGACTTGCGCCTTGTTGACTTCGTATTGGGCCACGGCGGCATCGTAGGCGGCTTGGGCCGCGTCCAGATCACTCTGCGCGACGAGGTCGCGCTTCCTGAGTTCCCGTACGCGCTCCAGAGTCCGACGGGTGTCGTCGACGCCGACTTTGCCTTTTGCGAGATTGGCCTGACCGGCAAGGAGATTCGCCTTGCCTTGATCCACCGACGCTTTGAACTTGTCCTGATTGAGCTGGGCGATCACCTGGCCCTGCTTGACCTTGCTGTTGAAATCCGCATTAAGCTTCTCGATGGTTCCGGAGACCTGGCTTCCCACCTGCACCGTGACCACCGCCTGCAGCGTGCCCGTCGCCGAAACCACCTGGGTGATGGCGCCGTTTTGAACCGCCGCGGTCACAAAAGGCGTTTCTCTGGCGCCGTCCCTGAGACTCCAAAAACCGAATCCCATAACGCCAACGACGACAACGGCCCCGACGGTCAATAGATTTCGTTTAAGCTTCACGGCTCTTTCCGTACCCCGTGAAATATCCTTTCCACGATTTCCCCGACTTCTTTTTTTTCCGGACGCTGGAACGTGACGCCGCTCGTGATGACGGAATCCGGCTCCAGGTCTTCCAAAAGGTGCTGCACCCCCATGCGAAACAGCGACATGAACGGCACGTCTTCCATCGACTCTCTCAGCTCGCGTGCGTTGCCTTTGACGTAATAATTCATGTCGGTGTCGGTGATCAAAAGCGTGATCTTTCCAGTCCGCCTGAGATTCTTCGCCGTGGTGCTGGTCTTGCCGATCGCCAGATCGATCGTGGCGCGGTCCTTGGCCACGACTTCGTAATAGGAAAGCATCGCAGGATGGGCCCAGCCCGCGTCATCGACGGTTACGACGACGATCGCCTTGTCCGTCTTCGACGCCATCGCGTCGCCCTTGAGGCGGTGGAACAGCTCTTCGGTCAGTTTCGTGCCCAGAATTTGCGACATTCTCTCCTCTTAGTTAGACGCTTGAGCCCTCGACCGCGTTGACACTACTCCGCAACGACAAGCTCCCGCCGCTTGCCGAATCCCTGCTCGTTGTCGATAAAAAAAACCTTCTCGGGCGCGACGCAATAAAACCTGACTTTGAGAAATGCCTGGTACAGGGCGCCGCTCGCCGGATTGCCGAATATTTTCATGACGTCGGGATACTTGCGGGCGTAGGCCGCCATCGCCTTGCCCTTTTCGATGAGAGAGTCCACCGCGGCGACCCTGCCCTCGAGCTGAATGCCCTTGATCTTCCGCCAATCGCGATAATCCTCCTGGATCGTAACCGCGACTCTCCCGTTGACCGCGAGGTTCTGACAGTGCCTGGAGTCGGGAGCGGAAAAAAAATAGAGCCGCAAGTCCTCGCTGGCGTAAAACACTGTCGCCGCCCACGGGACATCGTCGCGGCAAGTGCCGAGCGTCATGGTATTGTGACTCTCCATGTAGTCCAAAATCTGGCGCTTGAGTTCTTCCGCCATCACAGTTCAAGTGCTGA contains the following coding sequences:
- a CDS encoding efflux RND transporter periplasmic adaptor subunit encodes the protein MKLKRNLLTVGAVVVVGVMGFGFWSLRDGARETPFVTAAVQNGAITQVVSATGTLQAVVTVQVGSQVSGTIEKLNADFNSKVKQGQVIAQLNQDKFKASVDQGKANLLAGQANLAKGKVGVDDTRRTLERVRELRKRDLVAQSDLDAAQAAYDAAVAQYEVNKAQVAQAQASLNQTTVDLNNTTIRSPVDGTVISRTVDVGQTVAASLQAPILFTIANDLSKMQVHTSVDEADVGSIWTGQTVTFTVDAYPARRFKGKVSQVRNAPTTVQNVVTYNAVVEIDNSELLLKPGMTTNVEFLISRKTDVLKIPNMAIRFRPPWEKQEAQELIRQASRSGGGGGAGRRRSRASQADPERKDGRLVKVYVLRNYEPVPVEVRVGITDGSYTELIEGEVAEKDQVILSVTESPKADGSSGPANPFQPQQTRGLGWFR
- a CDS encoding pyridoxamine 5'-phosphate oxidase family protein is translated as MSQILGTKLTEELFHRLKGDAMASKTDKAIVVVTVDDAGWAHPAMLSYYEVVAKDRATIDLAIGKTSTTAKNLRRTGKITLLITDTDMNYYVKGNARELRESMEDVPFMSLFRMGVQHLLEDLEPDSVITSGVTFQRPEKKEVGEIVERIFHGVRKEP
- a CDS encoding pyridoxamine 5'-phosphate oxidase family protein, producing the protein MAEELKRQILDYMESHNTMTLGTCRDDVPWAATVFYASEDLRLYFFSAPDSRHCQNLAVNGRVAVTIQEDYRDWRKIKGIQLEGRVAAVDSLIEKGKAMAAYARKYPDVMKIFGNPASGALYQAFLKVRFYCVAPEKVFFIDNEQGFGKRRELVVAE